CGAGCTCGCCGCGGGCCGGCCCGGCGCCGGTCTCTTCGTCGACGCCGCCATCGAGGTGGCGCGCCTCGCGCGTCAGGTGGCGCGCCTGCCCCGCGCGCGGGTCGACATGGTGCGCCTCGGTGACGCCCGCGGGTTCTGGGCGCTGGACAGCGAAGGGTGGGTCGATCTGCCCAGCTCCTGCTTCACCTACAGCGCGGCGGGCCGCACCGCGCTGGAGTCGCGCCCGGTCCGGGCCGCGGCGCGGCCCGACCTCTACAGCCCGCCCGAAGGCGCGCACGGGGTCTTTCAGCGGCGCAAGCTCGCCCGGCTCGTGCGCACCGGCGAGCGCCTCGATCTGTTTCATGCCATGCACGACGACATTCACGGCTTCGATCTCCACCTGGAGGTGGATCTGGCCCGCGGTGTCATCGTCGCCGCCGACTCGGTCACGTCGCGGCTCCCGTATCGCGGGCTCTGCGACGAGCCGCAGGGCCGCTTCGCCACGCTCGTGGGCGAGCGCATGGATCAGGCGCTGCGCAAGCGCATCCAGACCGGTCTGGGCGGTGAGGCGGGCTGCGGCCAGCTCTACGACCTCACCGCCGACCTCCTCAAGCTGCTCCACCTCGAGTGACCGTGCTCGCGACCGCTCACGGCCGCCCGGCCGCCATCATCTTCGACATGGACGGCGTGCTCATCGACTCCGAGCCGATCGGCTACGAGGCGATGGGACTGGTGATGGCGCGCCACGGCGCGCCCTACGACCTCGTGCAGAACGACGAGTTCGTGGGCCGCACCAGCACCGAGAGCTTCCGTATCCTCCGCGCGCGGCACGGCATGCGGCCCGAGGCGGAGGAGCTGGCGCGGCAGTTTCGCGAGGCCAAGATCCGCATCGTGCGAGAGCGCGGCGTGCCCATGCCCGGCGTGCTCGACGTGCTGGCGGGCGCGCGCGGGGCGGGCTATCGTCTGGCCCTCGCCTCCTCCGCCGAGGTGCCGGTGATCGAGGCCACCGTGGAGGCGCTCGGGCTCGCGCCCTATTTCGAGCTGCGCGTGTCGGGGGGCGAGGTGAGACGGGGCAAGCCCGCCCCCGACGTGTTCCTCGAGACGGCGCGGCGGCTGGCGCTGCCGCCCGCGCACTGCCTGGTGGTCGAGGACTCGCGCAATGGCTTGCTCGCGGCCAAGGCCGCCGGCATGCGCTGCATCGTGGTACCGTGCGAGGCGACGCTGAGCCACGATTTCACGGGCGCGGACGGGCGCATCGCGCGCCTCCTCGACCTGCTGCCGCTCCTGTCCTGAGCAGTTATACTGTTTCGGTCATGTCGCCGCTTCCGGTCGGCAAGCTCTCCGGCGACACGCTGCAGCGCCTCTTCGCGAAGTACGTGCGCGCGAGCGGACCTCCGGAGGCGGGCGCCCGGGTGATCGTGGGCCCGCGCGTGGGCGAGGATGCCGCCGTCCTCGACATGGGTGACCGGTACCTCGTGGCCACCACCGATCCCATCACGTTCGCGACGGATGCGGCGGGCTGGTACGCGCTGCACGTCAACGCCAACGACGTGGCGGTGCGCGGGGCGCGGCCGTCATGGTTTCTCGCGACGCTACTGTTGCCCGAGGGCGACACGGAGCCGGCGCAGGTGGAAGCGCTGTTCGGGGAGATTGCGGAGGCGTGCGAGGCGCTGGGCGTGGCGCTGGTGGGCGGGCACACCGAGGTGACCGCCGGCCTTTCGCGGCCGATCGTGATCGGGACCATGCTGGGTGAGGTCGCGAAGGACGCGCTCGTCACGACCGGGGGGGCGCGGCCGGGCGACGCGCTCCTCCTCACGAAGGGCGTGCCGCTCGAGGGCGCGGCGATCATCGCGCGCGAGCGCGGCGAGGAGGCGGCGCGCCGCGGCGTCGCCGCCGACGTGATCGAGCGGGCGCGGGGGCTGCTGCGCCAGCCCGGGATCAGCGTGGTGCCGGACGCGCGGCTCGCCGCCGAGGCGGCGCGCGTGCACGCGATGCATGACCCCACCGAGGGCGGCCTCGCCACCGCGTGCTGGGAGATGGCGGAGGCGGCGGACGCGGGGGTGCGCGTGGAGCGCGAGCGCGTGCCGCTCTTTCCAGAGGGCGAGCGGCTCTGCTCAGCGTTCGGCCTGGATCCGCTGGGCACCATCGCCTCGGGCGCGCTGCTGATGGCGGTGGCGCCGGGGGATGCCGACCGGGTGATTGCGCGCTGCCGGGCAGGCGGCGTCGCGTGCGCGGCGATCGGTCACGTGACCGAGCGGCGCGAGGGCATGACGCTCATGGAGCGCGGGCGCGCGCGCGCGCTGCCCGTGTTTCCGCAGGACGAGATCTCGAAACTCTTCGCCGGGAGCTGATATGCCGGTTCAGATCGGATACGCGCATCGCCAGGCGCCGCTGGCTCGCCGGGGCATGGTGGCCGCTTGCCACCCCCTGGCCAGCCTCGCCGGCGTGGAGGTGCTGAAGGCGGGCGGCAACGTCATCGACGCCGCCATCGCCACCAACGCAGTCCTCGCGGTCACCCAGCCGAACTACTGCGGCGTGGGCGGCGACCTCTTCTGCCTCTATCACGAGGCGGCGACGGGACGGATCCACTGTCTACTCGGCGCCGGCCGCTCGGGCTCGCGGGCCAGCGTCGCCGAGCTGGGGCGACGGGGTCTCAAGGCCGTCCCGTTGGTCGGGCCGGGCTCGGTCTCGGTACCCGGCGCCACCCGGGCCTGGCGCATGCTGCTCGAGCGCTTCGGCACCACGCCGCTGCGCCGCCTGCTCGAGCCCGCGGTGCACTACGCGGCGGAGGGCTTTCCCCTCACGGACATCGTGGCCCAGAACATCCGCGATCGCTCCGAGCTGTTCGACGACCCCGAGTGGTGGCGCGTGTTCGTCCCCGGCGGCATCTTTCCGAAGGCGGGCGATCTCTTCCGCCAGCCCGACCTCGCCCGTACGCTCACGGAGCTGGGCGAGGACGGCGACCTCTTCTATCGCGGACGGGTGGCGAAGGCCATCGCGCAGCGCTTGGCCCAGGACGGCTTCCTCACCGCCGACGATCTCGCCGCCCACGAGGGCGAGTGGGGCGAGCCGATCGCGACCACGTACCGGGGCTACACGGTCTACGAGACGCCGCCGCCCACCCAGGGCGTGGCCGCCTTGCTCGGGCTCAACATCCTCGAAGGCTTCGATCTCGCCGCGCTTCCCGTGCATTCGATCGAGCACCTCCACCTTCTGGCGGAGGTGGTGAAGATCGCCTACGCCGACCGCGACCGCTGGGTCGCCGATCCCGAGCACACGAGCCTTCCCACCGCCCGACTCCTCTCGAAGGACTACGCGGGACGTCGGCGCGAGATCTTCGATTCCGGCAAGGCGCAGGCGCACACGTGGGGAGACGCCGAGGGGGACACCACCGGCTTCGTGGTGGCCGACGGGCAGGGCAACGTGGTCAGTGTGATCCAGAGCCTCTACCGGAGCTTCGGCGCCGGCGTCGTACCGCCGGGCACCGGCGTGGTGCTGCAGAATCGCGGCGCCTACTTCAACATCGATCCCGCCCACCCGAACGTGTTCGACCCCGGTAAGCGCCCCTTCCATACGCTGCTGGCCTCCATCGTCATGCGCGACAGTCGGCCGGTGATCGGCTTCTCGAGCATGGGCGGGGACGGGCAGGCGATGTTCCACATCCAGGCGCTCACCAACGCGATCGACTACGGCATGGAGATCCAGGAGGCGATCGAGCGTCCGCGCTTCATGTTCGGACGGCTGCTTCCGTCGGACGCACCCGACCTCCTGCGCCTCGAGGGTCGCATCCCAGCCGATGTCGTCGACGAGATGCGCCGGCGCGGGCACAAGGTCAAGGTGGTCTCCGACTGGTTCACCCAGATGGGCCACGCGCACGGGATCACGCTCACCGACGGCACGCTGCGGGGTGGCGCGGACGCCCGCGGCGACGGCGCGGCCCTCGGCTTTTGAGGATGTGGCGTCTCGTCGCCTACGCGCTCGCGCCGATGTGGGTGGCGGCGACGCTCGCGCTTCCGGGGACCACGGCGGCGGCCGAGTGGAACGGCATCGAGCCAGGGGTGACCGGCGCGGACGTGATCCGCGCACGCTACGGAGCGCCCTCGAAGGAAGTGAAGCAGAAGGTCGACAACTACGACACGGTCGAGTGGACCTACGAGGG
The sequence above is drawn from the Candidatus Methylomirabilota bacterium genome and encodes:
- a CDS encoding DUF2889 domain-containing protein gives rise to the protein ELAAGRPGAGLFVDAAIEVARLARQVARLPRARVDMVRLGDARGFWALDSEGWVDLPSSCFTYSAAGRTALESRPVRAAARPDLYSPPEGAHGVFQRRKLARLVRTGERLDLFHAMHDDIHGFDLHLEVDLARGVIVAADSVTSRLPYRGLCDEPQGRFATLVGERMDQALRKRIQTGLGGEAGCGQLYDLTADLLKLLHLE
- a CDS encoding AIR synthase family protein, with translation MSPLPVGKLSGDTLQRLFAKYVRASGPPEAGARVIVGPRVGEDAAVLDMGDRYLVATTDPITFATDAAGWYALHVNANDVAVRGARPSWFLATLLLPEGDTEPAQVEALFGEIAEACEALGVALVGGHTEVTAGLSRPIVIGTMLGEVAKDALVTTGGARPGDALLLTKGVPLEGAAIIARERGEEAARRGVAADVIERARGLLRQPGISVVPDARLAAEAARVHAMHDPTEGGLATACWEMAEAADAGVRVERERVPLFPEGERLCSAFGLDPLGTIASGALLMAVAPGDADRVIARCRAGGVACAAIGHVTERREGMTLMERGRARALPVFPQDEISKLFAGS
- the ggt gene encoding gamma-glutamyltransferase, producing the protein MPVQIGYAHRQAPLARRGMVAACHPLASLAGVEVLKAGGNVIDAAIATNAVLAVTQPNYCGVGGDLFCLYHEAATGRIHCLLGAGRSGSRASVAELGRRGLKAVPLVGPGSVSVPGATRAWRMLLERFGTTPLRRLLEPAVHYAAEGFPLTDIVAQNIRDRSELFDDPEWWRVFVPGGIFPKAGDLFRQPDLARTLTELGEDGDLFYRGRVAKAIAQRLAQDGFLTADDLAAHEGEWGEPIATTYRGYTVYETPPPTQGVAALLGLNILEGFDLAALPVHSIEHLHLLAEVVKIAYADRDRWVADPEHTSLPTARLLSKDYAGRRREIFDSGKAQAHTWGDAEGDTTGFVVADGQGNVVSVIQSLYRSFGAGVVPPGTGVVLQNRGAYFNIDPAHPNVFDPGKRPFHTLLASIVMRDSRPVIGFSSMGGDGQAMFHIQALTNAIDYGMEIQEAIERPRFMFGRLLPSDAPDLLRLEGRIPADVVDEMRRRGHKVKVVSDWFTQMGHAHGITLTDGTLRGGADARGDGAALGF
- a CDS encoding HAD-IA family hydrolase, coding for MLATAHGRPAAIIFDMDGVLIDSEPIGYEAMGLVMARHGAPYDLVQNDEFVGRTSTESFRILRARHGMRPEAEELARQFREAKIRIVRERGVPMPGVLDVLAGARGAGYRLALASSAEVPVIEATVEALGLAPYFELRVSGGEVRRGKPAPDVFLETARRLALPPAHCLVVEDSRNGLLAAKAAGMRCIVVPCEATLSHDFTGADGRIARLLDLLPLLS